Part of the Drosophila pseudoobscura strain MV-25-SWS-2005 chromosome 2, UCI_Dpse_MV25, whole genome shotgun sequence genome, TCTACTCACTCTCCCTGGCGATTTTATCTGCATCTATGACGGGAATTCCGTGCCGTTCAAACACTTTGCTAACGGTACTTTTGCCCGTGGCAATGCCACCAGTTACAGCCACAATAAACATATTTCAGTAATACTTAAAACGAGTCTGggaatgttttttatttaaataattaataaaactCTGGATGCAGAAAACGCGAAGAGGACAAAACAAATACTGTTTAACTACTGCTCGATTCCCAGCACTGCCATGCCCCAAATCTAGTATTTGTGATTGAAAATCTAGTATTTTCGATAGAAAATATTACATCCCTGGCTGTCAGCATTTTCCATCACTTTTTTTCATAAAACAAAGATGGCGTAGAATTTCGTGCGTCGTTTTTGCAGCAACTTGTGAATTTCCACGCgcatttttttgtgaaaaagCGAGTTTCTACACGAAGTTCAGTTTGCATCTGAAAAGCAATAGTCAATATAAACTCAAAGATCTCTTTAGCGAAttgaaaacaaagcaaagatGGTGGACAAAATTGAAATGAGCCTTGACGATATCATCAAGTCGACCCGCACGCAGAAAAAACCACAGGGTGCTCGCGGCGGCCCCGGCGGAGCACGTCGGCCGGCTGGACAACAGCGTTTTGCGGCTGGCGGCGGTCCTCGTCGCGGCGGTGGAGCCGGTCCATCGCCAAGGAAACCAGCTCCAGCAAGCGGTGCTGGCGGCGTGCTCAAGGGTCGCCGTAGTGGCGGTgccggtggtggcggcggcggcggcggggccATACAAAAGGCAAAATTCGCACGGGTAATACATACGTTTTGTCTCATGTAgagccaaacaaaaagcatCAGAGCAGCAAGAAAATATCCATGCATTCACAAGGACACTGCCGGAGCGAGCTCGGCAAGCGGTAATGTCCGACAGCTGCATTCCAAACACTCACACCATTGCGTTCATTGGATTCAAAATGGCCACCATGAATGGCAACTAACGGTGCCAGAGCGAAAAAAGTAGCTGTTCAAATGGACTTCTCCACACTCCTCTACTCCTAGGATCGGCTGTTTTGAAGGGAATTCCTCGCCTGGTATCACCTCGTCGAAATCCAGTTCCTTTTAATACAGTTTTTCCAGACAGAAGCAATGAACGATCGATCAGCGTTTCGTATTGAGTTCTTTCTTTCCCCAGTTCCCAAcgttaaataattttcatgcacatattttgtgtgttgttctGCATTCGATGGCGCTGGCGCTGTCCTCATGAGGCTAGGATACCGACAACTGCTGCGACTGCTACGACTGCTACTCCCACAATATTTGATACCCAACGCGCTCAAACCAACATACCCTTCTACCTAATACTACCCCCACCTTTAGGGCGATGTGAACAGCGCTTGGAAGCACGATATGTATGATGGACCCAAGCGCGGTGCTCCCAGCTCTGGATCTGGCCCAACCCTCCTGATTGTTAACAATCTGGATTACGGCGTCTCGAACAGCGACATCAAGGAGCTATTCAATGAATTTGGACCGATTAAGAAGGCAGCCGTGCACTACGATCGTTCAGGTCGCTCTTTGGGTACGTTTTGAAGACTCTCCTATCCAATAACCCATCTAACGCTCTACCTCTCATCCCACAGGCACCGCAGATGTAATCTTCGAGCGTCGCACCGACGCATTGAAGGCAATTAAACAGTACAACGGAGTGCCATTGGATGGACGTCCCATGACCATACAACTGGCCGTTTCCGATGTCAACGCCTTGACCCGTCCAGTGGCCTCAGGGGATATCAAGCATCGTGTGGGCGGCGGTGCCGGTGCAGGGGCTCCATACAAACGCGGTGGT contains:
- the Ref1 gene encoding THO complex subunit 4; the protein is MVDKIEMSLDDIIKSTRTQKKPQGARGGPGGARRPAGQQRFAAGGGPRRGGGAGPSPRKPAPASGAGGVLKGRRSGGAGGGGGGGGAIQKAKFARGDVNSAWKHDMYDGPKRGAPSSGSGPTLLIVNNLDYGVSNSDIKELFNEFGPIKKAAVHYDRSGRSLGTADVIFERRTDALKAIKQYNGVPLDGRPMTIQLAVSDVNALTRPVASGDIKHRVGGGAGAGAPYKRGGGQAGGPRRGGLRRPAPGGGAAKPAGGARRERKAPPTAEELDAELDSYINDMKI